gcaggtctcgggacaccaagtctgccgagccgcaaatcctggcactcacggtccgagcgtccccgaaactcgtgaggcaaagtcaagtgcactgactaactgaaatcggactggatgtccatagacatcggtccaattctaggtaatcaccaaaaataaatgggtacatggtggtctaattaGAAAATCTGATAACTCTCTGAAATATGATAAATTAACTGTAGTCTCAATGCTGCTGCTATTTTGTTATTAAAGCTCAAGGTCTGCTGCTAATATAAcctcaataatatatataactcaaaatatttaacagtataaaGCATGCTCTAAGACATGCaagaatacttattcaagatcaaataatgaaattttctcatataaacttatttataaaaacttatttatataaaatcaatataaaatcatttacgtAAACTCGTTtatataatcatttatataattgatttatataaaatcctttatgaaagaaagtccactcactggtggtccgagctagctggacccttcgaaggtccctcctgcgggtcgattggacctctggtgcctgattatccatgaataataaattaataaattgctgaataaaaagaatttaaattaaacaccctgccccggctcctagaaatacgtgcactcgttttaaagttactcttatgcccacattagctttttagacaGTTAGAACGGActtaagagacccgaagcctcactaagcgataagctgccagatcgaCCGATCCGGGAcgccgtgggtccacggtctccgatggccattctgggcttctctgaaggttccttatagagaaggaaccatgttccgcgaatttggtccgaaacgaaCGGTCAGATTGGCCAAAattgcgttatcgcttaaaatccaaaccctatccccagggttcgcgatttcggagtatccgggacttcgattcgcaatccgtcgaatcctacacgatcctgaaatcatgtagaccgacatatccaaaattcggTGCGATTCAACGAttcgacgacactgcacccaaggatcgcgtgatatggaaaatccgttcggggctcaaacggactctgAATTGAGATCCGTAAAATCCTACgagctcgtgacgacacgaggatcacaaaactacacagagtcacttcaccaccTTCGCCCACGCACCGCCACACGCGAGGGCAgattcgggtgtccaaagaGATTTTGGGttgccgaaaaatctcggaaccaagactccaaactcctatcctaggtaaaacaccccatttggagtcacttttgttcttggacataccccagaAAGTGGgcgaaaatggccgatcatGACGGCCGAAGTTTCTAccgattttcaagttgaaaattgaACGCTTTAGaactaaaatcgatcgaaacccatacatccatcagctagaacacgaaaaatagctgagaaaccataccttactcgatcgatttggtggagaattgagggagaacgaggagctcaaagttcaaactggaGAATCGGCAAaaatggcagattccggccAGTTTCCGGCGTCCCCAGGTCGTCGGCGGGTCGGGGAAGATCGGTGAGTGAGTGGCGGTTCCaacggtacccacggcggagatcagctcggcctgtggtggccgggctgACGCCGAGAACGAGCGGAGGTCGAGGGAAATCGcgcgcgggaggagagagaaactgacgggggagaggagagagaagagataaaaatctgatttttttctcaaattaccgttttgcccttcgcggtattttgaccatattttcttcgttacaactccgattcgagtttactccgtgtctacggactcgtttcgccgtgctctacgtaacggcgtaagcggaattgccaaattctttcccgatcaaaaagtcaattttttctctattaaataatgcgagggcaaaattatctttttgctagaagatattaatcctactttttagatatttttatttctttttagatattttattttgggttattacacttTCGGTGGAGGAGATTGGCACAATGACGCTGAATATTAAGACTATCAATTGACATGGTTTGTTCACGAAACAAATTGATGTCAATTCAACAAGATCTATAAGGCGATGGGAGCTCATATGAAGACAAGTTGCTTTCCTCCTTTGACTCAGAGAACAAGATCTTCTTTCCACTGAggaaagaataaagaaaaagtacAAAGAAGAGGGAGCGAGAGAGATatggagaagagagagagagcaagaaAGAGACAAAAAGAGTCTACATTAGGCACCATAACAGTTTAGCGTAGGTATGAAAACATGCCGGTTCGGGGCTAGGTATGATAATATCATCCCCGTTCTCTTTCCCCATCCCCTTCCTACCTAGGGATGACATAAATCTCTACTGGGCTGAGTCCCCATCGGCTCCCTGATCCTAATGGGGAGAAATTTCATGAGAAAATCTGGGGCGAGTATGAGGATCCCCAAGTTCTAAAAATCCTAGGTCAGGGATGGGACGGGGATTGTATTGTTATCCCCATCCCTAGGCTTGACCCAATaagtaatatatttattttcaattaatatatattataatataatattgaattaattttatcaaattgaattgagattattttgagttattgagttgaattttataattcaaTAGAATGTAATTgagttgaatgataatttaagaTGAAATTTAAGTGTTATAGTAtagaataaatatatttttaatataaaatggGGATTCATGGTGGGTTTGGGAGGTTGCTATGAAAAGAtcattgtttttaaaataatcaaaatattttatttttacaaaacacCTTAAACTATTGTTTATACCCAATTTTGATAAgtgcttaactttaaagtgaatCAAgtttttagccaaaaaaagcaatcccaaacggACCTTAGAGTTAATTAGCATCATCACgattccccaaaaaaaaaaaaaaagacgttTCTTCCATGCCACGATGGCATGTTCCTTTCCACCTACGCTACACGTCGTACATACatatcaaaaaaagaaaaaaaaagatttcacccaaaaaaaagaaaaaaaaagaaaaaagaaaaaaacaaaaccgaGGGACCGAAAAGAGgaaataattattttccatCGAAGATCGAAGCTCGGATGAGAGCTTCTCCAAACAAATCCAAGCACCTGGTTCAAGGAGAAAACAAATCCAACCACCAATCTTTTAACCAAAACCTTTGAAAATGTCGTCAAAGAAACAAGCCATTTTCATATCTTCCCTCGTAATCCTCTGGTACTCATCAAACATTGGTGTTATTCTGCTCAACAAGTTCTTGCTCTCAAACTATGGCTTCAGATTCCCAATCTTCCTCACAATGTGCCATATGGCTGCCTGCGCCATTCTCAGCTACATCTCCATTGTTTTCCTCAAGATTGTGCCTTTGCAGACCCTCAAATCTAAGTCCCAGTTCGTCAAGATTGCAACTTTGAGCGTTGTCTTTTGTGGGTCTGTTGTGGGTGGCAATATTTCACTCAGATACCTTGCGGTGTCATTTAATCAGGCTGTCGGTGCAACGACACCGTTTTTCACTGCCCTTTTTGCGTATTTGGCGACCCTTAAGAGGGAGGCTTGGGTCACATATGCTGCTCTTGTGCCTGTTGTTACTGGAGTGGTGATTGCTAGTGGGGTATGCTTATTTTGTTCATTGGATCATTTATTGTAATCACCATTTCATAGCTTTAACATTGCTTTTTATTTGCTTCTgtgtagtttttattttttaattttttgggaaAGTTAATGTTGATTTGGTCTGTATACAAATGCTGTTAAATTCCCGGTGTAtcttgttttgaatttgtttactTTCGTATGAATATATAGTTGAGAGATGCTACTTACTGATCCAGATCTGGAGTTCAGCTACAGGGGTTAACTTGTGATGGTTTATTCTACACTAGCTAGATATTCTATCTGGCTGAAACTTGAAATCATGTCAATTTCCGGTGATAATTGCATTTGGCTTGAGAAGTGGTATTGAAGATTACAGTAATTGGAAATGCTCTGTTCTTTTAATAGAGAGGATAttggtaaaaaaattaaaactaaatcACTTGTAATTGATAATGACTGGTGCTAGACCGTGGCTGGTGTAAGCAATTAAGAAACAAGGACGGACCATAATCAAAACAATGTATGGCTAATGTAGTGATGCGTGGCTGGTGATTCAAGTTTGTGTTGGCATATGATATTTGTATCTGATAGTTTTGAAGAATGTAACAGCCTGCTTCTTAGTTTCTCTACTTGTTTTGTTATCCTTTCTTCTTTGTAAACTATGCATGTATAATAAacaaaggagaagaagaaataaactAATCAGTTAATTGATGCTGTGGACTGCTAGGTTCCTTATTCATATGTCATACTGTAATCTATGTTTTTCGTTTTTTGTATAAGCAATGTGCTTCCATTGCAATATTAGTAGAATCACACGAATTTCTTGGTTGGTGGCAGGGTGAGCCAAGTTTTCACTTCTTTGGGTTTGTTATGTGCATTAGTGCAACTGCTGCAAGGGCCTTTAAGTCTGTTCTTCAGGGTATCCTACTTTCTTCTGAAGGGTAAAACTTGAAAGCTTTTCACTGTATAATCTCTCATCTGAACACTTGTTTAAACTTTATATTAACTCTCTATATTTGGACTGTTTCAGGTAATTAACATTTACCACCTgataatttattgagtgaacTTCAATAATTTATGAAGGCTGATCTCTGAATGTGTTGGAAtcaaacttttgtttttcaaatattatattattacatattttcaCTTTCCAAAGAATGAAGCAAGGGATGAGGGTCCTAGCGTGAAAGCCATTTAGCAGTAGGCTAGAGAAGTATAGAAGCCCTTTGATTGCTTCACACCCAACCGTTTTCTTGGTTACCTGCCCCAAAAGAGACCTGAAACTCATGTTTTCATGTAGCTACAAAGATTCCGGGTTTGCGCAAATCAATCTAAATCATTTATTTGCAGACAgacataatatatatagttaaatctagttaaattaaaatataataaccAATCGTGAGCTAGTAGATCTGTTTTTACGATTAGGACTCATGACTAAAACACTTAAAACTGTGAGTTTTTTTCCTCTAAAGTTAAAGAAACGAGAATGTATTCTATTTGGTGTTTCTGCGCTTTTTCTTGGATATTCACATGGATATACTCCCATCTTGCTCGACTTGGTTGACAAGGAATGGACATTCTGCAAagaatattataattttttgattAGTTAGAATTGTGATATTTTCTGTTCAAATTGTAAatgtttcctttttatttctcttccaTCTTCATCTCACGCCGAATTGGagtactctttttttcttgatctGGTGTTTTATTACTATTTGGTCTGTTTATATGTCTTGTACTTAACAGGGAAAAGTTGAACTCCATGAATTTGCTGCTGTATATGTCTCCAATTGCTATTCTAGTGTTGTTGCCTGCTGCACTTATAATGGAGCCCAATGTCGTAGATGACACTCTGTCACTTGGAAGAGAGCATAAATTCATGTGGTTACTTCTTTTGGTTAATTCAGTAATGGCGTATTCTGCtaatttgtcaaatttcttgGTGACCAAACATACAAGTGCATTAACACTTCAGGTTTTGACATCTTTCACTTTGTTTTTCCTAGTTCTTTGTGTCTTATATAATTATTTCCCAAATTACTAGGTCGATTGTTCTAATTTCAGTGGATAAAAAACGATAcacaatatataatgtatgTTTATGTATATGTGCATACATAAAGGTTCTCTGACCAGATGTCTCCCAATATATGATGCTTAGGTTGCCACACTATTATGGACCATTGATCATGTTAGTTTATTCTGAAATGTTTGATATAAATTTATAGTCTTGCAACATAAGCATTTGTTTGACAAGAGAACATTGCTcgatatatgtatgtatataattACAGTCCAGCTCTTTACAAGACGTGCGTTGCTGCCTCGGTCGACTGGTGGTGGCTGTGGGTTGCCCGGCGAGGCCTTGAAGAACCTAGGAAGTGGACCGTTTTAATCATTTGACTGTAGGCTggaaacacacacacacacacacacacacacacacacacaatgcTTTCGTTACTCCTGAAGCGTCTGCAGGCCGGTCAATCAGAAGTGTCTTTTTTCCGATTCCCAGTAGCCCAAAAACTGATAGTTAAAATATAAGCTCATAGGATGACACTACACCCACTTAATTAGTCAACCCTATCTGGACtgggatttaaaaaaaattgattaaaactGCTGTTGGTCAAAGAAAGTTGGTGCTAGCAGCCTAAAAAATAAGCCGGTTCAGCAGCCACTGCATCTCCACATAGTTTGGATGTTGACGTCTTCAGCTCCTTCGAATGACtctaaaattttgttttcttttttgttcgtCTCATGCTTAGGGttccatatatatgcatatacgAAGGTGCATTGCACAATTCGTGCACACTTCTAAATGCAGTTGAATCAATTTGTTGTAGGTGACTAAAAtttctgttatttttttaatcttttgttATTCTTCCTGAACTCCCATCTAATTTCTTGACTGGAATTATGTTGCCATCAGGTATTAGGCAATGCAAAAGGTGCTGTGGCTGTTGTTATCTCAATTCTTCTTTTCAAGAATCCTGTCACTGTTATCGGTATTGGTGGTTACATGATAACTGTTGCGGGAGTTGTTGCTTACGGGGAAGCAAAACGGAGGTTTAGATAATTGATCCTTGGCAATTAccattcttttgtttgttttgtatttgctGGCTTAAGTATTTTTGGTGAAGAGGTTAGTGAGATAATGTGCAACCATATTCTTAGTGAATATTGTTTTAGTTGATAGAGGGAGAGAATTCATTGTGGTGTTGTattagagaaagaaagagagttCATTGTGGTGTTGTATTATTACATGTACAAGCAACGCCTTTGTACAAGATTCGATCCTAATTATTTATAGACCATTTTCGAACCATGTTCTCTTTGAACCAAGATTGGAGTAAAACTAAGGtatcaaaatattttattgcATTCGGTAAGAAATATTTCATACATGATTTTCAGTATGAAAAACTAGGGTTTGGCAAtgggttccaccccaaaattATGATGATTCCTATCAAGAATAACGATGGGACTCCAATTAAGTCACCGTATAAAATTGCATGTATCATTTTTGCTTCACTTTTCAAAGTAAGAGTATATGATTGTTTCTCATTCTTCCACCCAAatactaatatttttggaAAGACTGttgctttaaattttttggaaCCGGTCGTAAAGCAATGGCAATTGTGGTAATGATATGCTGTTGCGAAACATAGACCATCCAGTAAATACTGTAGTAAAgctgcgcggctatactagttttgataaaaatttaaaatttctaagTATAGCAGGGCACTATACtatttatggaaaaaaaaaaaaaaaaaaaagacctgCCTAGCGTCTAAGTGTATGAAAACAAGTATcgcgaacggctatactatatatatatgttttaaaaaCCATGGTaaagccgctcggctatactatttaaaaaaataaaataaaatatccccAGTATAGCCAGCCGGCTacactatttattaaaaaaaaaaaaacaaaagagccCATGGTAACTCCCAAAACTCAAGACGTGATATTTGAAGAAACAATAGTTCCAAATCTGAAAATTCCGAAGAAAATTGGATTGTAATTAGAAGGTATCTCAAGATTTCGAAAATTTCATATTCTGAAATATATTGGGATTTCTAGTCTttcaatttatattataaattgaaata
Above is a genomic segment from Prunus dulcis chromosome 7, ALMONDv2, whole genome shotgun sequence containing:
- the LOC117635821 gene encoding UDP-URONIC ACID TRANSPORTER 1 translates to MSSKKQAIFISSLVILWYSSNIGVILLNKFLLSNYGFRFPIFLTMCHMAACAILSYISIVFLKIVPLQTLKSKSQFVKIATLSVVFCGSVVGGNISLRYLAVSFNQAVGATTPFFTALFAYLATLKREAWVTYAALVPVVTGVVIASGGEPSFHFFGFVMCISATAARAFKSVLQGILLSSEGEKLNSMNLLLYMSPIAILVLLPAALIMEPNVVDDTLSLGREHKFMWLLLLVNSVMAYSANLSNFLVTKHTSALTLQVLGNAKGAVAVVISILLFKNPVTVIGIGGYMITVAGVVAYGEAKRRFR